Genomic DNA from Chaetodon auriga isolate fChaAug3 chromosome 18, fChaAug3.hap1, whole genome shotgun sequence:
TGTCCCCTGGCAGCCGTGAAAATGTCCATTGCCTCGTTCGTTagaaacatctgcagcacagCGGCCGTAGTTTCCCATGATGACGGCGGCtcgtctgtgttttcttgtccGACGCAAGTCCTGATGCAGCGGCAGACTTCATTCTCTGGAGATGGATCACAATGCACTGATGTTGTTGTGGTCACTGACGGCACCGCTCCTCGTACGGAGGCGGCCAATATCAGACGCCATTTTCACAAAGTCTGCACCTCCAGTATCCGACTTGTCTTGGCATCACCTCACAGAGACAACGTGCAACTTCTCAGCACGACAACTTTAACAGATGACGCACATCCTTCAAAGTgaacatacacaaagacacGACACGCGGTTCAGTCACTGCCCAGTAACGACTAATGTGGcttttacagtgaaaaacaaaagtgcttTATCTAATTTGATCAACCAGATTTACTAAATATCACACAGCTGGACcagtaacagaaaaaaaaagtaaaataacagcaaaattATTTGCATATCCTTCAACCTGtctatttcatttattttattttttatctaaatgtataataataactttatttcCAGTACACCTCTCTTAGACAAGgttaaagtgttttaaaggaaacaaGGAACAAAGCTACACCAAAACAGAAGATACAATAAGCTACAATTATTTaaacaattgaaaaaaaaaaaaatctttagcTAAGAAAACGCTTTATGCACTTTGACTTTGCTTGTGCAGCCTGATGGTTGAAATACCTGAAAATAAGCCTGTGAGGGTCTTTCTGAATAACTTTGGAGCTTCACGACAGGCCGCTGCTGGTTCGCCCGCTGTGTCACTGGGCAGCTCCTGCAGGCTTTCATATCAGCAGCGAGCTGGCAAAGCACAGGCTCAGCACCTCCTCACGAACAGCTCCTCATAATTGACATCCACCTAAACTGCACCTTTACACCCAGTCTCCTCCTACACACCTTCGTCTGCGGTGCCgctctttttgtcttttaccTGCAGCCACCTCCCAGAGGACATCAGCTCatttctgtttccctcctcgGTCTTAATagctataaataaataattttttgtGAAGGTTTCTAgcaaaaaagttttgttttgaagtgCCTTAAGCTGTGGAGACAACGTTGATGGCAGTACAAGTGAGTGGGATTAGTGTGAAGAAACATGGTGAGATTGATTTCTAATGCTCAGAAACTGATTTTGAAGGGTGGTGTTGTGTGGAGGTCACTGAGAATTCACGTGGGTGCAGCGCAgaaaacagccagcagctgaaaactgcCTGCATCTCTTAACCTTTGCTCACAGCGCAGAGACAAATAGATTTTACACAGCGCAGATCAATCTGCACTTACAACGTTACCAAACATGGATGACAGAACCTTGGCAACAGTAAAGCACTGTTATGGATTACCCAGTCAGAAAATGTCAAGTCTGTGCGAGTAGATTTTAGTTAGATGGAAAGAAAATTCTATCTGTCTGGAAGGTCGGAGACAAACAGTGAGAAATCTGAGACGCTGCGTTTTGTGTCGGAAAGAGCAAAGATTAGAGTAGACACGATTTGCATAAATAggaaaacactgtttctgtgcATGACTTTGAAGTTTTGAAAATAATGTCAAAGAGTTATCCATGTTTAAAGCTCCACGATATGTAATTCAGCAAAGTAATTCAGCCTTCATTCAGCCTTCAGACAAGTTacctggaaatgaaaatgttatgcTTTAAACCATCAGTCTGGGCAAGAATTAAGAGatatatttgtttgtatttttttaaaatcttgaTCACTTAGAACTGCTTTTTGTTCCTTACAGAAATAATGAGACTCCAGAATAAATCCAAGTATTACTGCCTCTTTCATGTCGATACTAAATGTGGTCACTGGAGGGCGCCAGAGACAATAATCTTCACTGTGCTCTGTCCGTGGTCctgaaacattcaaatgtaaacctcattaaaaatacattacataataataataataataataataataataataataataataatatagaaGACTCTATAGGCTCATTCTGCctctctccatggtgctgaaacagtTGAGTCCAGACTCTCTTACCTGTAAACAAACTCATAGAAATGTACTCGTTCACCCTCTGAATGTGTTTTGCATTCACATTCTGTCGGTCAGAGTACGACATTGCCAAGACCTTTATctgaatacatttattttccttGGCAACATGAagtactctgctctcatctctcagctgttcctccatcctctctgtttcctccctgacgccttttcctccctcagctTCACTTCACCTCAGCTATGCTGTTGTCGATGTGTACTTATTGAACTTTACTGCATAATGTGCCAAAAGACATGCAAAAGGAAAATGTGGTTCAGGAGagattttacaacattttttttacaacaaacaacaaagccaGACTCCTTTGTCTCCCCTGTGTGATTTTATTGGTTCAAAGTTTAATTGCTCGTTTCATTTTGCAGCTGGATTTTGATCTGAATTCATCTCTCTGAAATTTTCTTCCACACTTCAGCGACATTAGTTCAATTAGAAAAGGGAGAGGATGTCTGTTAGTGTCAGTGATGTTCTTCAGCCTGCAGAACCTGTGAGAAGTCCTCTGTCCACCCTGCATACCGAAAAATACAATGACTTTGCATTACCCTCAGTTTTGGTGCAGTTAGACTTTCTGACCAGTATGGGCCAGTACATCACAGGTGGGCCTACTGGGACCTCTTCACTGACTCTTGGAAATCCAACCTCTGACCCAAACCTCTTACTTATGTCTGCTAAAGCTGagtttttttgtcctttcacCTCCCGTGAGCTATGACAGATGCTGTGTGACACAAACCAGACCGCGTGAAGCTGTAACCTGTTACCTGCGTTTCAGCACACCTGCGTTTGGAGGTGATTAACCTCCAGCTGGTGTGCTGCGTCCTGGAGCTGCTTTCCACCATGTTATTCGATACACTACACATCATTTAGTCCTGTGAATCGTTACAAAGcgtgaaaacatttcaaacactgaatCATGCCACTGACAACACTCATGTCGTCGATCCAACGTGCAGCTGCTGCGCAATCAGTTTGTTTCTGCCTCCTTCTCTGCTTTTTGTCGCATTGGATTTAAAGGCGAAGCAGAGTTGGATATTAGAGGGAATTGGACCCAACTTAGAGATGGTGGCTGTGTGGTGAACATGGAATATCGGGAAAACATGATTGTCGGTCACTCGAACAGTGTCCTCTGGTGAATTTGGGAGACGGGAAGCAGACAACCCCCCGACGGTGAGGTCGAGACACCGGGAGAAGAAAGCTGCCGGCGGCCAGCGGAGGTGCGAGCTGGAGGGCGTCCAGCTGGAGGACTGAGCAGGTAGGATGAATGAAACCGGGGGTGACGGTGTGTGCAGGGTCGCTGCGCGGATGCAACGAATGTCACAGCCATAATAGCTTCACAAAATAATCACTCTCCCCGATACAGCATTGTcatgaacagaaaaacatgactccaaacTTCATTCGCCAAGCGGACAGTTTAATGCTTCGTGGCTCATTGGAAGCGGGACTGTGCAGCACAGCTAATTTTACAAATTGATGGAAAGGACTCGTTAATACGACCTACAAGTCATTAAGCAACACCTTGATTTAACAATAGCTCTGGCTTTAGAGTTAGTTTTCTTGGTTGCCGTAAAATAATCTGCGGAGGCCAGTAGACAGCAGTGTCAGCTGTGAAAAACCaatttatttttgatatgtAGTGATTCATAGAAAATCATGTGCATGCCGAATGTCCCTTGGGATGCTACACATGACTTTCTGAGGTTAGTTGTGTCGTTTGATGCATGCCATTTTCCGTAATGACCGTGGCAACCTTAAATCGCTAGATTATTCACTGGAGTTTGGTTACGAGAGAATCGGCCATGTATCAGGCGATATCGCTCCACGGCACTGCAGAGGAGTCTATGTGTACGTTGTTGTAAATGATGTTATCATTTTAAGACATCTGTAGCTCTTTGTTGCAACATGTATTTATGTTAATATATGTGAAAGCTGCATAAATGTCAGCTCTTAATGCTTGTGGAGGGTTTTTAAAAATCAGACAGCTATTGTGAGCTGCTCAACAGTGTCTTTTAGACTGACCCAAAACCAGTGGTGTTAGTATGTTCAGCAAGAAGTGCTGATCTTAAAGACCCTCAGGGAAAATGTTTGGGCTCCTCCAATTTTACAAGACCATGAAGCAAAGGCTCATGGGTGTCTTTTCTTGATATGTTGCACTCATTTTATTCTGCTGATCAAGAGTTCAGCGATGAGTCACTCTCATGGAAGATTTATGTTTTTTCCCTCCCgtccagacagcagcaggcctCAAAAGACGGTGAAGGACACTGGGGTGGCCTATCCAGATCCCCACCCCTGCTGGATCATGGGTAACCACACTGGCAAAGACAGCCACAGCACTAAAGGTACCCAAGGACAAaggcaaacaacacaaacaatggTTTTATTTGAAAACGTGGGGAAATGGCTGATGTTTAGTTACCTAGTTCTCTTTTTAAAGAGAATACCACTGTCTTTAAGATGCTGCACTGCATATGGCCAGTTTCCTCACACATGCTTAAACTGACACTTCTGGTCATTATGCTGTAAGATGAACTATTTTTAGACTGTTGTCTTCCTGGTTCAGACAGAACATGAAAATAAGCTGGTTTTCAGAAGCTTTTGTAAGATGACatcaggtttgtgtttgttactCTTCTGCACTACAAAAGAATAGAAATGCAGAGCGTATGCATCCAGAATAAAGAGGTCGTCCGACAACTACTAATGCGAAccagtttattttcatttacagtgtgtatacagtacatttacacaAAAGTCTTTGTGTAGAGATTGTTATTTGTCCTGGCTGTCTTATATCAGTATGCTTTGGATAAATGCATATGAGGCTAAATCAGAAGGGGGGGGGTCGCTGCTGTCGAAGTGAGCatctcatttctgctgcttgaCATTCTATAAATGCTCCCTGTTTGTCTCAATGAAATTCTGCCGTCAGCTCCTGTGTGATTACAGAAACATCTCTTGGCACACCTGAAGTGATGAATCAGAAGTTTGCAGTGAAAACTTTATCCCAGAGGATTTGGTTAAAGTTGGATGCAGCAACGTCAGATCTCCTGTCCTCCTTCAGTATCCCTCGGTTCAAAGCCAGCCATCCGTTGGCTCGGCCGATGTGTGAAATTGCCCCGTGCAACCTCACACGTCTTGTTTTCTTAAGACATTAAGCCTCGCTCAGTTTAATTCTCACTTACAGCTGCTTAAAacgctgctcctctgctcccctctctTGGCTGACAGCATGCAGGAGGTGCTCTCAGGCTCAAGGATGAGAATAGCTCCCCTGTCGTAGCTGAGCAGACTACAACATGCTGCTGCCGGGGAAATGATGAGTCTGCACAATCCTGCACTACCATTCAAGGGCAAGGAGGATGAAAGAGCATGAAAAGATCTGAGTCGGAGCAGCCTGCCGAAATCTGCAGGAGTTTATAACCAGTGCACACTATCAACAGCATGCTATCAGCTCAGTGCACGTAGCTTTTCAGCGACAGGCGACATTTTAGAAACCAAGCcaaactgctaaaaaaaaaaaatcaatgaaatgacTAAATTCCTGGAAAAATGTTGATgcgtggtttttttttttttttttttttttttgctgaatgcTAGCAGCACTGATGATGGATGTAATCCCCTCGTGGTCGCAGCTAGAGCAGCTGTTAGGTAGTAGATCGGGGTGAAATTGCCTCTCTTCCTGGATCTTGCCACATGGGggaacagtgtgtgagtgtttggcTGCCAGGACGAGGATTTTTGCTGCATCAGTCAGCCCAGGACAGTAAATAAGGGAGCGGACACTGAGAGCTTACAGCTGCATCgaggaaaagaagagggggGCTTTGCATTCAGCACACTTTTCAACTAATATTGGATGATTTTAGGGCTCAGgacagttttgtcttttgtccttctGATGTGCTCTTACTTTTGCTCCCCACCTGTTTTACGATTTATTTCCCCCTCTTAGGTTCTCCTTTAGATTTCTTCCACACGCCTCCAACCACGCcctcagaggcagagctgactGCCATGGCCTTatcctctgcagcttcctctAATAAGGCACAGACACCATCACCAGCAGGCAGCACCACCCCCTCTAACGCCTCTCCAATCGCAGACtggacacagcagctgtctgctccCTCAGAGTGGGCCGTGATAAGCGTAGACGGCGTCGCCTGCTCTGAGACGAACGTGAGCGATGCTGCAGCGAGGCACGGGAAGGCGGCAGGCAGCCCGGGCAGCCCAGCATCCCCGCCTCTGTCCACAGGATCGCCCTCTGAGCAGAGCTGGCAGGAGAGGGACAGTGGACTGGAGCcgcaggctgcagcagagagagccGGAGAGGAGATGACCCTGGTTTTACTCAGTCTGATGGAGCACTACAGGGCCTCACTAGGCCTGAGCCCCAACACTGATGTCACCACAGGAGCCGTAGGTAGGTCCTCCATCTGCACTGTTTTCTGTTAGACACTTCAGACTGTTTTTGACCTCACCACTCTAACTATGAATGTGATTTAGTATTTTAACAAGGGTGCTTTTTCACCTCTGAACTCAGCGTAAGGTTAAAGCAAATGAGCGACGAAGGAGGAGAAAACTTAAAGAAGTACTTCAGTGATTTAGTATTTGTTTGTAGGAGACAAAGAAGAATGAtcagaatgaaaacagcaggCTGAGATACGCTCACTTTTAGTCATTAGTATGGGCCAGgcttcaaaaacactggatcctacgtttcccatgatgcaactcaaCAGCATCTTTCGCCTgcacctctcctcctctacgCCTCCTTCGGTAATCCAGACTTTCTGTTAAAAATCTTCAAACCCAAACcgagataaccctgatgacatcacagtgacatcatgaGGGTTACTTTATCAAAACTTTCTCCTTTAAGCACAAAAAAGGTTTTTCATGATTTAAATGGCAAATTTTTACTTAATTTTCCTTCACTATAAAGTCCAGACTGATCTCACAGGAGATGTTTTGACTTTTCAAAAACACGAATAATACAAGTCATGGCCACATCCAGTGTAGGTATACAGGTATACAGAGCCCAGGTATGTAGCACACTGGCTCACTGATGGCTAAATGAAACAGATCTACCATTAATGTTATGAGCCTGTCCTTTTCTTGTTCTGTTAAACCCTGTTTTTTACTCAACCTCATCCGTCAGAGCTGCTCCGGTACTTGATAACACAGAAGGATGAGCTGGTTGAGGAGGTGGACACGCTGAAGGAGACACTCAGGGTGAGTTGGGACTGCAGGTCCCATTACACCATGAAAACCTCCTGAACCTCacaaacatgtattttctgTGCGATAGAGATTTGATTTTGACAACTCTGAACATAAAGGCTGGTTgtaattgttttattgtgttgaaatttaattcactttttctttggcattaattttaattttagaaCTATTTGCAAAGTTGTTTTGCACCACTGAAGCATGCATGTACAAATAGACCAGTTTGTGCTGAAAAAGTTGCATCAATGAAGTACCTCAGAGTACTGAATTTAAACAAATACTCATATGGTAAGAGATCAGGGGACTCCAGAGGACACTAAGTGCCATGTTGAGAGCAAGACTCCActgtttcttttccatttgatcctctttcttttgtcctccatgacagacgGAGAGGTTGGAGTGGCATCAGTTCCAGTGTGACCTGCAGGTCGCGGTGTCTGTAGCCGACCGGCTGCGGGTCGAGTCGGAGCAGGCTCTGGGTTTGCTCCAGGAGAGCCACAGgtctgtggaggagcagctggctCAGGCCCTCAGCACACAACAGGAGAAGGACCGAGAGCTGGAGAGTCTGAGAGCCGAGCACAGAGACGTCTGCAGACAACTAAGTGAACtcaccctgcagcagcagcaggagcaggccGAGCTGGAAGCTCTGAGGAACGCACGGGCGAAAGACGAAACAGATTGTGATcaacaggcagagagacgggACTCTGAGGAGGGGCAGCGGGAGGAAATACAGGAGGCTGAGCGGGAAACACCCAAGGAAGCTGAAGACAACACTGACGCtaaacattttgaaaagcaaaaggaggaggatgaaacAAATCAAGAGGTGGATGCTAAAGATGCGGCTCGTGATCCCAAGGAGGCAAACGGATCAGAGAGCACACAGCTGACGGGGAAAGGGGTGGCAGAGGGATACCTTCGCAGTTTGGCTGccctggagaagaagaaagaaaggggaCAAGTTCAGAGAGACCCGAGGAAGATTGTGATGCTGTCTGAAAGATCTTGGTGAGTCTACATGAACGCTCACATCACATTCACCCCTATTAAGAAAACAGCattacaaaacatgcaaaaatgtctTTCAGGAGTCTCTCTCGTCTCCCACTCCCAAGTGACCCCTCCAGTGAAAATGGGACCtcaaaaaacacaagcacaacatTGCCGCTATGCAAGGTAGAGCACTTGTTGaattgatgtgaaaatgttctttaCACTGTCATGATTTCTGGATCAAATATGTGTCAACTTTTCCAGAAAGAAGAGCAGCCAAAACGGAGAAGGATGGACCGCATTTTACAGCGGCAAGACAGCTGGTCCAGCTTTTACCCAGGTGAGCTGAGACCTACACTCCTAAACCCCCTTCATGTTCTTCAGACGGCTCAGTAAGCATCCAGTTTTATGACTGTGGCGCCATCTTTGTCTCTcaggaaaacaggaggaggatcAAAGCTCAGATTTCATCAAGTAAGTAAGAATTAggctctttttctttgctgatgCTGACATCTCATCAGAGTGAGCCGATCCAAATGTTTAGCATGAATGAGTCAGAGTAGCATTTTCCAAACAACCATGAAGTCACATTCAAGCCCAGCCTGGAACAGTTTGAcgttttctttccttctcagACCTCAGGATGGTTTCAGTGCTCTGCTGAGGCGTCATGGCGGCTCCAGAAGAAACTCCCTGCTGCGCTGGTGCCAGAGTCGTACCCAAGGTTATAAGGTTAGAGAGCAATTCAGGGGGGGCGACACACATGCCTGTTTACCAGTTACAGCTTGTCTTCACCAAGTCTGTTCTGTGGCAGAATATAGAGATCAcaaacttcagcagcagctgggaggaCGGCTTGGCGTTCTGTGCCGTTTATCACACGTATTTACCGACTCACATCCCGTACGACAGCCTCGACCCAGCAGACAAGGTACAATTGATGCTGTTTATTCtcagaacaaaagcagcaatgaTCTAGAAATAGTGCTTGATTGAAAGGTTGTCTGTAAAAATGTGTATCTGAAGTTATAAAAGCTGCTTCTGACTCAGATATTTTCACAGAAGGAAAATCTGGACCTTGCTTTTAAGACAGGAGAGAGCGTGGGAATCACCGCCACACTGGTGAGATGTTTGAAACCGTCCACTTCTGCTGTCTGGTACAGACTTTGATAAAATCATGTTAGGAAAATGAGCCTCTGGTCTTCTAATCTTTTACATGTTGACTGTGTGacagagcatggaggagatgCTGAAGGCCAACGGGCCCGACTGGCAGAAGGTTCTAGGTTACGTTGAAAGCATTTTCCGCCACTTTGAGATGTGAAGCCACCTCTCGTCTTGTGACCTGAGCTGAAGGACTGAAACACCGTTCACCACAAGAGGGGGCTCTACCCATGACTAACTGTGAGGCAATTCAATTTTATGGCGTGATTTTATGTATCAACACacttctgtcacacacaaacgATTTTTTGCCGACACCCAGATGGAAGAAACCGAACCttggagtatttttatttttctacctTCTATTCAGATCCAAATAGCTGCTGGGTGATGATGCACAAGACACAGGAAGAGTCCAGAATATAAACACCTGCTCAACAACTACTTTCACATGTTACCGGGTGCTGGGTGTACTGGTTTTGCACTGTTttgccttttaaaaaaaaacgttAGCACTTTATGattaaacatgttgtgtttttaagtggATGATTTCAGAATCTGGAGCacttttgttatatttatttgGACTAATAGCTATTTTAATCATGAACCTCTCCTGCCATGATACAGCATCAGCACGTCTGCATGCACTCAAACCTAAAACccacaaaaggaaaagaaagggggCACATGTGAACCCAGATTTTAATCTTGAACACTAGAGTCTGTCCAAGGGAAGTAGCCTTTGAGGAAATGTatatatgtaaatgtgtgtaagtgcttcagtatttttaaaaacatggtaaacataTGAGGATGTTGTTGCCAAAGCCTTATTGCAATAATAAAGTTATGTATATGGaagttttggggtttttttcgAGCCACATTCTCTCCATTAATaccacacagactcacagaaaACGTTTTAATATGTAACAAAAGAACGACATCTGACAGCATATAAAAATGGTTTAAATGGTAAAAAAAGTGGCATTAAAGGACATGTTTATGGTTCAATGACGTTAGAAAATGGTCAAAGTGTAACATATTGCAAATAAATACcaatacatttaaaaagcaataatTTAACAAGTTTTTTGCAAGGATGCTTTAAATGAGACCATGATGTAGACAAGGTGTGAATTTCATCTTTGCTGGGACGCATTAGTGTATCGAGCATGAAACGATGACCTCTCCATTATTTCTCAAGAAATTAAAGTAGATGATAGACGACATATTGGAATTACAGTCAGTTCATGTTGGTCCAAAGCATTAGATGAAAGCAACCTTGCAGATGAATATAAATGTGTGCAATTCCTATGAAGCTGGAATGGCGCCTCCTATAGGTGGTGTGGACAGCGGTGGCAGGAGGAGGGACTTCAGTTTAACGGACATGGCTGCAATTTCAGGGTCCTGGGTTTCATACATCTTCACCAATCTGGCAAATTTTAGGACACCTGAAAGATCAGTGTGACAAAATGTGTGATCTACCCTGAaggacattttatttacatcatATTATTACAGTCAAACGCCTGATATTGAGTTTCAAATCATGACAAAGTTATAACTGAATACTGTGATGAATTCTGCTCTGAAGAGTTCATAGAAATTCAGTCATGATGTGCTCAGAATTATCTTGTTGGTGCCAAAGTTTCCTCTTGCAGAGTACATCCGTATGGCTCACCATTAGAATACAGAAAGCCAACAACTACACTCATGCATACTTTAGGGCATTTTCCCGCCCTAAATCGGCCTCGTGCTCACCCTCTCCTTCGTTGTTGAAGCCGTAAGCTTTGATGACCTCCTGCTGAATCTGGGTGGCCACGGGGAGCACGAGCTGCAGCATCTTGCCCATGTCGTTGCAGGCACTTTCTCGAGCCTCCTCCATCCTCGCAGCATTTTCTGGTACTGAGAAGGCCTGGATCACCTCACTCAGTACCACTGTGAAAGAAACAAGGCATCAGGAGTTATTCCGCTTCGACAGCATGTACGTATATGACTGGAGATTCAGCATGTAAGCGGCTCTTCTCACCTCTGGTCTGTTCAACAGTGAGGGTGGGCTGCTGTGCTGGAGCTGAGGCCatgtctgcagagaaaagagaataaAACGTGCTCAGATAATTACAGAGGACAAAACCACCACGAAGGACAGAAACTAGAGGACTTCAACATCACGTTGACCGGAAGTAACTATCACACCATCACGTCTTCTTCTGGGTTGCTTAAATAAATGAAGTAAACTTAGTTGTAGAGATGAAACGATTAGTCGATCTACAGACAGTTTATCTTCTACTGTTCTGAAAGATTGTTCATCATTTCGGCCATTTTCGAGCAAATGTGCCAAACACGCACTAGTTCAAGCTCTGATTCTGtcatgattttctgcttttttcttttatccatAATTGTGTAAACGGTATATCTTTGTGTTTAGGACTGGCTTGAAGACGCTCTGAGAAACTAAAAATAGATGGATTTACAATGATTTCTGCAAAAATTTGACCATATCACAATTCATGTCTAATCTTAGGGTAGATCTGTAAAAACCCTGATAGTCAGTGTGGTCTTTGGCAGGGTTAGCTGGACGCTGGCTCCTTGTCTGAGACATCGAccgttttctttctctctgtcgaTAGCTTAGAAGGTAAagtaagctaacgttagcttaggAGAACATTATCAACAGCGACAGCAGCTAAAACATACATCCAGGAAAACAGTAACCACGTAATATTAAAGTATAAAGGTTTGGAAACTCaccactgatgaaaacaaactaGCTAGAAGCAGCCCTGTGAAAAAGTGCCAAAAACCGACACGTTTTGCGACAGTTGGAAGCGTTTCACGACACCGCTTCCGTCTTTCAGATAGACGCGGATGTAAAAGGTAAACAAACGTCTTGCCATTGCTAAGCTAGTAGCATGGTGAAATCGctccaaaatgtatttaaagtgcAAGTTAAAGTGAATGACAGTTAATATAATATTGTACTGGACGTTGTGTGAAGCTTTACTGACGGAAAGCTGCTATCAAGAAGTTTCTTATGAGCCGGACTTGTAGCTGTTCTGCCACGTAAACCCTTCTAACTTTAGTATAAAGGGACTTTCTGGCGTATCAATGGAGCAGAAGCTCGCAGAGTT
This window encodes:
- the grcc10 gene encoding protein C10, translating into MASAPAQQPTLTVEQTRVVLSEVIQAFSVPENAARMEEARESACNDMGKMLQLVLPVATQIQQEVIKAYGFNNEGEGVLKFARLVKMYETQDPEIAAMSVKLKSLLLPPLSTPPIGGAIPAS
- the LOC143336269 gene encoding uncharacterized protein LOC143336269 isoform X2 encodes the protein MGNHTGKDSHSTKGSPLDFFHTPPTTPSEAELTAMALSSAASSNKAQTPSPAGSTTPSNASPIADWTQQLSAPSEWAVISVDGVACSETNVSDAAARHGKAAGSPGSPASPPLSTGSPSEQSWQERDSGLEPQAAAERAGEEMTLVLLSLMEHYRASLGLSPNTDVTTGAVELLRYLITQKDELVEEVDTLKETLRTERLEWHQFQCDLQVAVSVADRLRVESEQALGLLQESHRSVEEQLAQALSTQQEKDRELESLRAEHRDVCRQLSELTLQQQQEQAELEALRNARAKDETDCDQQAERRDSEEGQREEIQEAERETPKEAEDNTDAKHFEKQKEEDETNQEVDAKDAARDPKEANGSESTQLTGKGVAEGYLRSLAALEKKKERGQVQRDPRKIVMLSERSWSLSRLPLPSDPSSENGTSKNTSTTLPLCKKEEQPKRRRMDRILQRQDSWSSFYPGKQEEDQSSDFIKPQDGFSALLRRHGGSRRNSLLRWCQSRTQGYKNIEITNFSSSWEDGLAFCAVYHTYLPTHIPYDSLDPADKKENLDLAFKTGESVGITATLSMEEMLKANGPDWQKVLGYVESIFRHFEM
- the LOC143336269 gene encoding uncharacterized protein LOC143336269 isoform X1; protein product: MGNHTGKDSHSTKGSPLDFFHTPPTTPSEAELTAMALSSAASSNKAQTPSPAGSTTPSNASPIADWTQQLSAPSEWAVISVDGVACSETNVSDAAARHGKAAGSPGSPASPPLSTGSPSEQSWQERDSGLEPQAAAERAGEEMTLVLLSLMEHYRASLGLSPNTDVTTGAVELLRYLITQKDELVEEVDTLKETLRTERLEWHQFQCDLQVAVSVADRLRVESEQALGLLQESHRSVEEQLAQALSTQQEKDRELESLRAEHRDVCRQLSELTLQQQQEQAELEALRNARAKDETDCDQQAERRDSEEGQREEIQEAERETPKEAEDNTDAKHFEKQKEEDETNQEVDAKDAARDPKEANGSESTQLTGKGVAEGYLRSLAALEKKKERGQVQRDPRKIVMLSERSWSLSRLPLPSDPSSENGTSKNTSTTLPLCKKEEQPKRRRMDRILQRQDSWSSFYPGKQEEDQSSDFIKPQDGFSALLRRHGGSRRNSLLRWCQSRTQGYKNIEITNFSSSWEDGLAFCAVYHTYLPTHIPYDSLDPADKIFSQKENLDLAFKTGESVGITATLSMEEMLKANGPDWQKVLGYVESIFRHFEM